A stretch of Amycolatopsis balhimycina FH 1894 DNA encodes these proteins:
- a CDS encoding thioester reductase domain-containing protein, with amino-acid sequence MSADTAIAVVGIGCRFPGADTPAQFWAGLEAGVLGMRELTDDELRVAGVGPEVFGDADYVRRIATLAGPGLFAAEFFGVSPAEAELIDPQQRLFLETCWEALEQAGYPPGGESDQRVGVFAGMSPSGYVAALQAARARRGGTAGLDHLSLQLGGMADFGAARVAHKLGLRGPSVGVQTACSSSLTAVHYAVLSLLSGECDLALAGGAGLAEPAAGYRFEPGGILSDDGYCRAFDARSSGTAVGSGVGVVALRRLADALADRDPVLAVLRGSAVGNDGARRPGFTAPTPDGPADVVAAALHTADVGADLLCYTEAHGSGTPLGDHVELRGLTDGLRISSAATGFCALGSVKVNIGHTGAAAGVAGLIKAVRIAATGILPPHPLFERPRDEGLLADSPFTLAAAAGRATGADRHVLVNSMGLGGTNAAVVLGAPPAPRPADGPAPAIVRLRLSARNRAELDDASARLAGELEGGTLRHADVAYTLRTGRRDFAERRVVTAPPERLAAALRLPRPGPVRTLRTGERRPLVVAADPAQPLCARLVAALGAGTEVVPVLPPVVPDDVFVLFAGESAETSADSHTLPLTGDTDALEEALATAWLHGVRVGEHQPPGDIVRVPLPAYPFPRRRYWALDDLGIEDTGAAPEASGPLQTQVLSLWRELFGISSIGPDDEFGALGGTSLLSVRMALRVQQRHGVLINLHRVGGSRATVRRVAEAVAASGTAGEAADGDGALIDADLAAGLGPIAARPSAGTDVLLTGATGYVGAFLLHELLRQTTHRVYCLVRAEDEAGGLARLAAAATRFRLPVPDLRRVVAVPGDAAGDVCRGFRDGELTRRIGHILHGAARVVFTEPYRVLRTDNVLPVLELVRWARESGITDFSQVSTLAATGPDVGTGDRRTERRAQPLDPRTGGYGASKWAAERLLERAGQDGLRVRVFRPGLISGATATGACNTRDMLFRLLAAGLAVGAHPLDPRPVPLAPVDVVAEAVVGLAGADGATGRPYHLVDRVAPTLPQLFGLLAEAGHPTEALPVTAWFERVAERALETGDPVLASIALYDLDRLDAGDDDVDCEHWQDWLRQTGRHARVDAAQLVRSLGYLAGQPEFAGLVPIAGVDVTAGENGGH; translated from the coding sequence GTGAGCGCGGACACGGCGATCGCCGTCGTGGGCATCGGCTGCCGGTTTCCCGGCGCGGACACCCCCGCACAGTTCTGGGCCGGCCTCGAAGCCGGGGTACTCGGCATGCGCGAACTGACCGACGACGAACTGCGCGTCGCGGGTGTCGGACCCGAGGTGTTCGGCGATGCTGACTACGTGCGCCGGATCGCGACCCTGGCCGGGCCCGGCCTGTTCGCGGCGGAGTTCTTCGGCGTCTCCCCGGCCGAAGCGGAGCTGATCGACCCGCAGCAGCGGTTGTTCCTCGAGACCTGCTGGGAGGCGCTGGAACAGGCCGGGTACCCGCCCGGCGGTGAAAGCGACCAACGGGTCGGCGTCTTCGCCGGGATGAGCCCGAGCGGGTACGTCGCCGCGTTGCAGGCCGCGCGGGCGCGGCGGGGCGGAACGGCCGGGCTCGACCACCTGTCGCTGCAGCTCGGCGGGATGGCCGACTTCGGCGCGGCCCGGGTGGCGCACAAGCTCGGCCTGCGCGGCCCGTCGGTGGGCGTGCAGACGGCCTGCTCGTCTTCGCTGACCGCGGTGCACTACGCCGTGCTCAGCCTGCTGTCCGGTGAGTGCGACCTCGCGCTGGCCGGGGGTGCCGGGCTCGCCGAACCCGCCGCGGGCTACCGGTTCGAGCCCGGCGGGATCCTCTCCGACGACGGCTACTGCCGGGCGTTCGACGCCCGCTCGTCGGGCACCGCGGTCGGGTCCGGCGTCGGCGTCGTCGCGCTGCGCCGGCTGGCGGACGCGCTCGCCGACCGCGACCCGGTGCTCGCGGTGCTGCGCGGCAGCGCGGTCGGCAACGACGGGGCCCGGCGGCCGGGGTTCACCGCGCCCACCCCGGACGGCCCCGCCGACGTCGTCGCCGCGGCGCTGCACACCGCGGACGTCGGCGCGGATCTGCTCTGCTACACCGAGGCGCACGGCTCGGGCACCCCGCTCGGCGACCACGTCGAGCTGCGCGGCCTCACCGACGGGCTGCGGATCTCCAGTGCCGCCACGGGATTCTGCGCGCTGGGCTCGGTGAAGGTCAACATCGGGCACACCGGCGCGGCGGCGGGCGTCGCCGGCCTGATCAAGGCCGTGCGCATCGCGGCGACCGGGATCCTGCCCCCACACCCGTTGTTCGAGCGGCCGCGGGACGAGGGACTGCTCGCGGACAGCCCGTTCACCCTGGCCGCGGCGGCGGGCCGGGCCACCGGCGCCGACCGGCACGTGCTGGTCAACTCGATGGGGCTCGGCGGCACCAACGCCGCGGTGGTGCTCGGCGCGCCACCGGCGCCGCGGCCCGCCGACGGCCCGGCTCCCGCGATCGTCCGGCTGCGGCTGTCGGCCCGCAACCGCGCCGAACTCGACGACGCCTCCGCCCGGCTGGCCGGCGAACTCGAAGGCGGCACGCTGCGGCACGCCGATGTCGCCTACACGCTCCGGACCGGCCGCCGTGACTTCGCCGAACGCCGGGTGGTGACGGCGCCGCCCGAACGGCTCGCCGCCGCGCTGCGGCTGCCGCGGCCCGGCCCGGTCCGGACTTTGCGCACCGGCGAACGACGGCCGCTGGTCGTCGCCGCCGACCCGGCGCAGCCGCTGTGCGCGCGGCTGGTCGCGGCACTCGGCGCGGGCACGGAGGTCGTCCCGGTGCTGCCCCCGGTGGTCCCCGACGACGTGTTCGTCCTGTTCGCCGGCGAGTCCGCGGAGACTTCCGCGGACTCGCACACCCTGCCGCTCACCGGGGACACCGATGCGCTCGAGGAAGCCCTGGCCACCGCGTGGCTGCACGGTGTCCGCGTGGGCGAGCACCAGCCGCCGGGCGACATCGTGCGCGTTCCGCTGCCCGCCTATCCGTTCCCGCGCCGCCGCTACTGGGCCCTCGATGATCTAGGCATCGAAGACACCGGCGCCGCACCCGAGGCGTCCGGGCCACTCCAGACGCAGGTGCTTTCCTTGTGGCGAGAGCTGTTCGGGATTTCCTCGATCGGTCCGGACGACGAGTTCGGCGCGCTCGGCGGGACATCCCTGCTGTCCGTGCGGATGGCGCTGCGGGTCCAGCAGCGTCACGGCGTGCTGATCAACCTGCACCGCGTGGGCGGCAGCCGGGCCACCGTCCGGCGGGTCGCCGAGGCCGTCGCGGCGAGCGGCACGGCGGGCGAAGCCGCCGACGGGGACGGTGCGCTGATCGATGCCGACCTCGCCGCCGGGCTCGGCCCGATCGCGGCCCGGCCGTCGGCGGGCACCGACGTCCTGCTCACCGGAGCCACCGGCTACGTCGGCGCGTTCCTGCTGCACGAGCTGCTCCGCCAGACCACCCACCGGGTGTACTGCCTGGTGCGCGCCGAAGACGAAGCCGGCGGCCTGGCCCGGCTGGCCGCGGCCGCGACCCGGTTCCGGCTGCCCGTCCCGGACCTGCGGCGGGTGGTCGCCGTCCCGGGCGACGCCGCCGGGGACGTCTGCCGCGGCTTCCGCGACGGCGAGCTCACCCGCCGGATCGGGCACATCCTGCACGGCGCGGCCAGGGTGGTGTTCACCGAGCCCTACCGGGTGCTGCGCACCGACAACGTGCTGCCGGTGCTCGAACTGGTGCGCTGGGCGCGTGAGTCCGGCATCACCGACTTCAGCCAGGTCAGCACCCTCGCCGCGACCGGCCCGGACGTCGGCACCGGTGACCGCCGCACCGAGCGGCGCGCCCAGCCGCTCGACCCGCGCACCGGCGGCTACGGCGCGTCGAAGTGGGCGGCGGAACGGCTGCTGGAGCGGGCCGGGCAGGACGGCCTGCGGGTCCGGGTGTTCCGCCCGGGGCTGATCAGCGGCGCCACCGCGACCGGGGCCTGCAACACCCGGGACATGCTGTTCCGGCTGCTGGCCGCGGGCCTCGCCGTCGGCGCGCATCCGCTCGACCCGCGCCCGGTCCCGCTGGCCCCGGTCGACGTGGTCGCCGAAGCCGTGGTGGGGCTCGCCGGAGCCGACGGGGCGACCGGCCGCCCCTACCACCTCGTCGACCGGGTCGCCCCCACGCTGCCGCAGCTGTTCGGGCTGCTGGCCGAAGCCGGTCACCCGACGGAAGCCCTGCCCGTCACCGCCTGGTTCGAGCGCGTCGCCGAACGGGCACTCGAGACCGGCGATCCGGTGCTGGCCAGCATCGCCCTCTACGACCTGGACCGGCTGGACGCGGGAGACGACGACGTCGACTGCGAGCACTGGCAGGACTGGCTGCGGCAGACCGGCCGCCACGCCCGGGTCGACGCCGCGCAGCTGGTGCGCAGTCTCGGGTACCTGGCCGGGCAGCCCGAGTTCGCCGGGCTGGTGCCGATCGCGGGCGTCGACGTCACCGCCGGTGAGAACGGGGGACACTGA
- a CDS encoding condensation domain-containing protein, translated as MREPTTVPEMAAASLALADPAAVAVECGGSTATNAELDALAWGTAGRLRAAGVGPGAVVGVVASPGPRQVAAWLGVLRAGAAFAPLDPDRPEPAGIELLREADVEPGPPVPAVPVDERAPAVVLIPPGGETVVWEQGNLLYAALTTGWLHELGPGARLVASGATAVVEAFACLCSGARLVLTDVAERQGRSFYRAAGCPGFAAEIVDGSLRPVPNTRLDVLGAGDEELPDGVEGDLWVFGPGVPGDLRRCRTGDRAVRGRDGELKLSAPAEPAPPPSPVSASETGRRRAAELFAETLSAAGLYGEAQRAALREPDADFFRLGGHSLLAVGMVAAAARRWNGEVALRDFLAEPTVTGLGALLDTAAAPPSRSPVTADDGWYPALPAQQRLWFLDRLPRLRQAYLVTFVLEYTGVVDAARLAASIRFVLGRHPALRSVFRLDHARRELVYRTDGPAPEVSLVDNRGRSRAELDDYLDEVLWQPFDLADGPPARAAVITSGTGATTVALSASHVVLDGWSLRQLADEIGETYRAAGQGRPPHLPEPVHPADAAGPVEAGKDRLAEVLASLEDAPLDVDLPRDRPRTAEQRTEGATAVLGLGPELTSRLRVVAAAHGCSTFMVLVVLLAAALAERGDQADFLFAFPWAGRDDPGRASAVGMFAGTLLVRADLRGEPGWGELLGRVRRAATTAFAHADVPFDAVAAALEPGRDLSRPPVTPVMVSVLDAPLAAPVLGDGVHGRVEIRDAAHVKYELALVGIEHPDELELYADYVTGLFDRATVTALLADLRRLALELVRSLEATVPEPSTSDLVDVVRKAWADVLARADVDTETSFFDAGGTSLLLIMLLDRLAPLTARELTVADLFRCNTVSSQARLLAGDDRPAPAPREQNRQRLLGAARRPAPGTSRR; from the coding sequence GTGCGTGAACCCACGACGGTCCCCGAAATGGCCGCGGCGAGCCTCGCGCTGGCCGACCCCGCGGCCGTCGCCGTCGAGTGCGGCGGCTCGACCGCCACGAACGCGGAACTCGACGCGCTCGCCTGGGGAACCGCCGGCAGGCTGCGGGCGGCCGGTGTCGGGCCCGGTGCGGTCGTCGGCGTCGTCGCGTCGCCGGGGCCGCGTCAGGTCGCGGCCTGGCTGGGGGTGCTGCGGGCCGGTGCCGCGTTCGCGCCACTCGACCCGGACCGGCCCGAGCCCGCCGGGATCGAACTGCTCCGCGAGGCCGATGTGGAGCCGGGCCCGCCGGTGCCCGCGGTCCCGGTCGACGAGCGCGCCCCGGCGGTGGTCCTGATCCCGCCCGGCGGCGAGACCGTCGTGTGGGAACAGGGAAACCTCCTGTACGCGGCGCTCACGACGGGGTGGCTGCACGAGCTGGGCCCCGGTGCCCGGCTGGTTGCTTCTGGTGCGACGGCGGTGGTCGAGGCGTTCGCCTGTCTGTGCTCCGGTGCCCGGCTGGTGCTCACCGACGTCGCCGAGCGCCAGGGCCGGTCTTTCTACCGCGCCGCCGGATGCCCCGGATTCGCGGCCGAGATCGTCGACGGATCGCTGCGGCCGGTGCCGAACACCCGCCTGGACGTGCTCGGCGCCGGGGACGAAGAACTCCCCGACGGGGTCGAAGGGGACCTTTGGGTCTTCGGTCCGGGCGTGCCCGGCGACCTCCGGCGGTGCCGGACCGGGGATCGCGCCGTGCGGGGCCGCGACGGGGAACTGAAGCTGTCCGCACCGGCCGAGCCGGCTCCGCCGCCGTCGCCGGTGAGCGCGTCCGAGACGGGACGGCGGCGGGCGGCGGAGCTGTTCGCGGAGACCCTGTCCGCGGCCGGGCTGTACGGCGAGGCGCAGCGGGCCGCGCTGCGCGAACCGGACGCCGACTTCTTCCGCCTCGGCGGGCATTCCCTGCTCGCGGTCGGAATGGTCGCCGCCGCGGCCCGGCGCTGGAACGGCGAAGTGGCGTTGCGGGACTTCCTCGCCGAGCCCACCGTCACGGGCCTCGGCGCGCTCCTGGACACCGCGGCCGCACCGCCGTCGCGCTCGCCCGTCACCGCCGACGACGGGTGGTACCCCGCGTTGCCCGCCCAGCAGCGGCTCTGGTTCCTCGACCGGCTTCCCCGGCTGCGTCAGGCCTACCTCGTCACGTTCGTGCTGGAGTACACCGGGGTGGTGGACGCCGCCCGGCTCGCCGCGTCGATCCGGTTCGTGCTCGGCAGGCACCCGGCGCTGCGTTCGGTGTTCCGGCTCGACCACGCGCGCCGGGAACTGGTCTACCGCACCGACGGCCCGGCTCCCGAAGTGTCGCTTGTGGACAATCGGGGCCGGTCGCGGGCGGAGCTCGACGACTACCTCGACGAGGTGCTCTGGCAACCCTTCGACCTGGCCGACGGGCCGCCCGCGCGAGCGGCGGTGATCACCTCCGGAACCGGGGCGACCACGGTCGCGCTGAGCGCGTCGCACGTCGTGCTCGACGGCTGGTCCCTGCGGCAGCTCGCGGACGAGATCGGCGAGACCTACCGCGCGGCCGGGCAGGGCAGGCCGCCGCATCTGCCCGAGCCGGTCCACCCGGCGGATGCCGCGGGGCCGGTGGAGGCGGGGAAGGACCGGCTGGCCGAGGTGCTCGCGTCACTGGAAGATGCTCCGCTCGACGTCGACCTGCCGCGGGACCGGCCGCGCACGGCCGAACAGCGCACCGAGGGAGCCACCGCCGTCCTCGGGCTGGGCCCGGAGCTGACCTCGCGGCTGCGGGTGGTCGCCGCCGCGCACGGCTGCTCGACGTTCATGGTGCTCGTCGTGTTGCTCGCGGCCGCGCTGGCCGAGCGCGGTGACCAGGCCGACTTCCTGTTCGCCTTCCCCTGGGCGGGCCGGGACGACCCGGGCCGGGCGAGCGCGGTCGGCATGTTCGCCGGCACTCTGCTCGTGCGGGCCGATCTGCGCGGCGAGCCTGGCTGGGGCGAGCTGCTCGGCCGGGTCCGCCGTGCCGCCACCACGGCGTTCGCCCACGCGGACGTCCCCTTCGACGCCGTCGCCGCGGCGCTGGAGCCCGGGCGCGATCTCAGCAGGCCGCCGGTGACGCCGGTGATGGTCAGCGTGCTCGACGCGCCCCTGGCCGCACCCGTCCTCGGCGACGGTGTGCACGGCCGGGTCGAGATCCGGGACGCGGCGCACGTGAAGTACGAGCTCGCGCTCGTCGGGATCGAGCACCCGGACGAGCTGGAGCTCTACGCCGACTACGTGACCGGCCTGTTCGACCGCGCCACTGTCACCGCGCTGCTGGCCGATCTGCGCAGGCTGGCGCTGGAGCTCGTGCGATCCCTGGAGGCGACCGTGCCCGAACCGTCCACATCGGACCTTGTCGACGTCGTCCGCAAAGCCTGGGCCGACGTGCTCGCCCGCGCCGACGTGGACACCGAGACCAGCTTCTTCGACGCGGGCGGCACCTCGCTGCTGCTCATCATGCTGCTCGACCGGCTGGCACCGCTGACCGCGCGCGAACTCACCGTCGCCGACCTGTTCCGCTGCAACACCGTGTCGAGCCAGGCGCGGCTGCTCGCCGGGGACGACCGGCCCGCACCCGCGCCGCGCGAGCAGAACCGGCAGCGGCTGCTCGGCGCCGCCCGCCGCCCGGCGCCGGGGACGTCGCGCCGGTGA
- a CDS encoding sugar phosphate isomerase/epimerase family protein, which produces MIDSSLGILVDQAFMGSSLLGRDAWRAAAEAGADWIALTEEAMEMTPDVLHTLRTDVESAGVPVTMAQCHAFGLNDPREVAREWNIVRTERHVDLARELGAPVLKILLGEWIWRTMWPTATQWQLLVDAVRRIGDYAAPRGVEVSVELEPLDTSLVNDIASLTRLITEVDSEAVLANIDTSHMVVRGVPAAEVARLSGRVNSVDFSDSNGRYHEHLAPGDGVADLPAFVSQLRAARARAIAVEVGPFADPENAFRKVERAIRGTRSLFAEAVVPRA; this is translated from the coding sequence GTGATCGATTCCTCCCTCGGCATCCTCGTCGACCAGGCGTTCATGGGTTCGTCGCTGCTGGGCCGCGATGCCTGGCGGGCCGCGGCGGAGGCGGGCGCGGACTGGATCGCGCTCACCGAGGAAGCCATGGAGATGACGCCGGACGTGCTGCACACGCTGCGCACCGACGTCGAGTCCGCCGGGGTGCCGGTGACCATGGCGCAGTGCCACGCCTTCGGCCTCAACGACCCGCGCGAGGTGGCCAGGGAATGGAACATCGTCCGCACCGAGCGGCACGTCGACCTGGCACGCGAACTGGGCGCGCCGGTGCTCAAGATCCTGCTCGGCGAGTGGATCTGGCGCACGATGTGGCCGACGGCGACCCAGTGGCAGCTGCTCGTCGACGCCGTGCGCCGGATCGGCGACTACGCCGCCCCTCGCGGCGTCGAGGTCAGCGTCGAGCTCGAACCCCTCGACACCTCCCTGGTCAACGACATCGCGTCGCTGACCAGGCTGATCACCGAGGTGGATTCGGAGGCCGTGCTGGCCAACATCGACACCTCGCACATGGTGGTCCGCGGGGTGCCCGCCGCCGAGGTGGCGCGGCTGAGCGGCCGGGTCAACAGCGTCGACTTCTCCGATTCGAACGGCCGCTACCACGAGCATCTCGCCCCCGGTGACGGCGTCGCGGACCTGCCCGCCTTCGTCTCGCAGCTGCGGGCCGCGCGGGCGCGGGCGATCGCGGTCGAAGTCGGCCCGTTCGCGGATCCGGAGAACGCCTTCCGGAAGGTCGAGCGGGCGATCCGCGGCACGCGGTCGTTGTTCGCGGAGGCGGTGGTGCCGCGTGCGTGA